In Ignisphaera sp., the genomic stretch AGTTAATCTGGCTCTGCTTCTAGGCTATATTGGTAGAAGAGGCTGTGGATTGTATCCTGTGAGGGGTCAGAGCAATGTCCAGGGCGCTTGCGATATGGGTGCACTACCAAACTATCTTCCAGGCTATATAAGGGTTGAGGACGACCACAAGAGAAAGCTATTCCAAAATGTGTGGAACATCGATAACATTCCAAGTGAACCGGGGTACACAAGCATCGAGGTTTTTGAAAAGGCTTTAAAGGGGGATATAAGGGCTCTATTCATAATCGGTGAAAACCCTGTCATAAGCCACCCAAACTCGGCAATAGTTAGAAAGGCTCTTCAGAACATCGAGCTTGTGGTTGTTCATGAAATTAGATGGAGTGAAACCATACAGTACACAGACTATGTGCTGCCTGTAGCAGCTCGTATTGAAAAGGAGGGCTCTTACACAAGCTCGGAGAGGAGGGTTCAATGGTCATACAAGGTGCTGGATCCGCCGGAGAAGGCACTACCAGACTGGGTTATAATTGAGCGGCTAGGTAGAATGATCGGGTTAAGCAACTGGAGAGAATATGGATCAGTAGAGGACATAACCGTTGAAATAAGTAGTGTAGTGCCCATATACAGAGGTATTACACCACAGAAACTAAAAGAAAATGAAAATGGCGTTATATGGCCTTGCAAAAATGGTGAATGCATCTCCAGGTTATACCAAAACGGATTTGAAACACCTTCAGGCAAGGCAATGTTTTCAAAGATTGTAAACAAAGAAATGGACAACAAGAGAGGATACCTCACATTAACAACATACAGATCTGGTCTATGCTATAACACATCTCTATGTATAGACAACAATGCTGATGTTGCAATAATAAATAGGTTTGATGCAAAAACCATGGGGATAGATAATGGGGATTTAATAGAAATTGAGACAGAGTGTGGCAAAGAAATGTTCTATGCTAGAACTGATGATAAGGTTCCTAGAGGGGTTGTAGCTATTCCGTGGCATAGAAAAGCAAATATGGTTACATGTGTTAACACTGAAGGAGATTCTGGTTATACGCAGCCTTTAAAGAGTATTAGAATCATTAGTGTAAGGATTGTGCAAAAGAATCAAACTGATAGATAATTAGATGCAAAAAGCTATATATACCTTGTTTAAATCTATGAATGTTTTATACATATTCAATAATGTACTTATAGTGCTATACTTATATTCTATAAACATTCATTAGCAAGATTTATATACTTTTATCCTTAGACATAGACCCTGGGGTAAAAGATGAACAGAAAAGCTTTGGTAACAATCATAATAGCGATTATTGTTGTAGCTGTACTCTCATACCTATTCATAAAGACTGCACCTCCATCTGCCTCCCCCCAAACAACAATGACTCAAACAACAAGAACAACGATAACAACACAAACACCTCAGACCACATACAATGTTATAATCCAAGGAGCTGGTTCCTCACTTGTGTATCCACAGCTAAATGAGTGGATCCAATTGTTCTATTCTCAAAAAGGTATAAAGGTTAGTTACCAATCTGTGGGAAGTGGTGCGGGTCTAAGCATGTTCTTCCAGAATGTAACCGACTTTGCCTGTTCGGATCCGCCTCTATCGAGAGATATGTGGTTAAAGTATAATGGAAGTGTTTTACAGATTCCTTGGCTTGCTGGAGCAGTTGCAATAGTATACAATGTGCCTGAAATCCCTTCTAACTACATCTTGAAGCTTGATGGATCTGTTTTGGCAGATATTTACAAGGGATCTATAGTTTACTGGGATGATCCAAGGATAAAAAGCCTCAACACTGACATAGCAAATAAGCTTCCACATGAAGAGATAAGACCTGTCTATAGAACCGATGCGAGCGGGACAACAGAGGTATTCACAACATTTCTATACAAATCAACTAATGGTTCGTGGCCTAAAGACCTCGTAGGGAAAACCGTTAACTGGCCTGTTATATCATCTGGTAGGAGTGTGGGTAGCAAGGGCAGTGAGGGAGTAACCCAGATAGTTATGCAAACACAATATACCATTGGATATGTTGAGTGGAGCTATGCAATACTAAATAACCTTCCTGTTGCTGCAATAAAGAATGCTGCAGGGGTTTTCGTGACGCCATCCAATAGTTCGATAATAGCCTCTCTAGAAAAAGCCACTTTACCTCAATCGCCACTCAGCGACTTTAGCGAAGATGCGTATCAAATTGTTTATGCTCCTGGCGAAAATAGCTATCCCATAACAGCGCCAACACATATAATACTATGGAGGAAATATGGGGATTCGACAAAGGCTTTGGCGATAAAGGAGTTTCTGAAGTGGGTTGCTGAAGAAGGTTATAAACACATTATACAAGGATATGTTGCACCACCTGAGAATATCAGAAACCTTTTAATTGGGGCTGCAAACATAATATCGTCTTAGGGCAAGACATTATGAGGATTAGTAGAAAAGACATGCTATTTTTCCTAACACTCATACCCTTCTCGATTTCTCTCCTAGCCATACTTGCTATAGCTATTCTTGTCCTTATTTCAAGATCTTTTGATGCTTTAAACACCTTTGGTTATAGCCTCTTCACAACCAGTGTATGGGATCCTGAACACGGTAGATATGGTCTTTTAGCACCGATAATAGGCTCTATAACAACATCTATTCTGGCTACAGCAACGGCACTCATATTTTCAGTGCCACTAGCTATTCTATTAGCTGAGTATTTACATGATTTGGTTAGAGATGTTCTATCGTCTATTGTCGAGCTTATGAGTGGTGTGCCAACAATTATATATGCTATGTGGGCATCTATGTACCTAGCACCAATATTGAAAACCTATGTTATGGATCCTCTAAGCATGTACATATCCTTCATACCCATATTCTCTTGCAAACCAGTCACAGCTTTCACATTATTTTCTGCAGGAATATCCATAGGGATATCGATAACACCTTACGTTACTGCAATGATATTTGAATCTTATGAGAGTATCCCAATAACCTATAAGGAGGCTTGTCTAGGCATTGGGGCAACAAGATATGAAACGATAAAGGTGTTGCTATCGCTAGCAAAACCGGCTATAATAGCGTCGGTTATACTTGGATTTGCAAGAGCTTTGGGCGAAACAACAATTGCTGTGACAACAATTGGCAACTCAATGTATCTAGGCTCGTGCATATTTTCGCCAGGGTATACAGTCTCTGCTCTAATAGCTTCTCAGTTTAGCAATGCTTACCTTTATAGGTATGCAGAGTCGGTTCTATACACATCTGCATTGGTTGTCCTAGTTATTGCAATTATCCTTAGCTTTATTGGTCTGTCTTTAATGAGTAGGTGGAGGAGGAGGGTAGTTGTATAAGTGGAGAAAAGCAAAGGATAGAATATTCTTTGCTGTAATATTGATACTGTCTATCATAGCCATCACACCAATCATACACTTGATAGTTGTAACCCTAGCCAACGGACTGTCAGTTATTCTTAGAGCTGGCCCTAGCTTCTTCACAAGCATCCCACCAACCCCAACATCAAAAGAGGTTGGTGGTATAGCACCATCGCTGGTAGGCTCCCTAATGCTAACAGCACTAGCCCTCCCAATAACAATTGTGATAGCCTTGTTCTCTTCCATCATGGTTAACGAGTTTCCTAGAAACCCCCTGTCTATAGCTGTTGATGTTGTTGCAAAGTCTTTGGCCAGTATCCCAACAATAGCAGTCTCAATGGTTGTATACCTCCTCATTGTAGTTCCCATGAGAACCTTCTCAACACTTGCAGGTGCCGTAGCGTTAACAATAGTTTCTCTCCCATATGCATACACATACTTCTCAACATATCTGCGCTCAGTACCAGAGATATATAGGGAAGCTGCATACTCTATAGCTATGTCTAGGTGGGAAACAATCATAAGAATTTTTCTACCTATTATAAGAAGAGGTTTTTTGGTAGCAGTTCTTATGACCATGGCTAGAATACTCGGCGAAACAGCCGCGCTACTATTCACCGTTGGGAGGTATAGAATAGGTGTATCAACATCTATTCTGGGGCCAACAGATGCACTACCACTTCTAATATTCGACTATATACTCACCCCCTACAGAAACTTCCAGGAGATTGCGTGGGGTGCTGCTGCACTGTTGTTACTTGCATACCTAATTATTTTCATTGCTACTAAACTTGCTGTTAGAGAGGTGAAGTTGTAGTGTATGCTGTTGAGATGGAGAATGTCAATGTATATATAGGTGATAGACACATACTAAAGAACATAAGTTTGAGGATACCGTACAATTCCATCTATGTCATTATGGGTCCCTCAGGCTCTGGGAAAACAACCATCCTAAGAGTTATAAACAGGCTTATAGATGTAAATCATGATGCTAGAATCGAGGGTGTAATAAAAGTCCTAGGCTTTGATGCGCTGAATAAGGATCCATATGAACTTAGAAGATATATAGGGATGGTGTTCCAAACCCCTAACCCGTTTCCACATATGACCATATATGAGAATGTTGCAATAGCTGCGAAAATTAACGGTGTTGCTAAGAATAGGAAAGACCTCGATGCTATTGTCAAATGGGCTCTTGAAAAGGCTATGCTTTGGGATGAGGTTAAAGATAGACTCCATGACTATCCTCACCAGCTTAGCGGGGGACAGAAACAGAGGCTCTGCTTAGCAAGGGCGCTTGCCATGAAGCCAAAGCTTCTATTGTTAGACGAGCCAACAGCAAACATAGACCCTGTTAATGCTAGAAAACTTGAGGAGGCTATAGTATCTCTAAAAGATGAGATTACAGTCATTATGGTTACGCACTACCCACATCAGGCAGCAAGAGTTGCAGACTACGTAACAATAGTGTATGATGGTAGGGTTGTTGAACAGGGGCCAGCCAACCAAATATTTTTAAGGCCATCCACAGAACTTGCTCAAAAGCTTTTGAGAGGCGAGATATAGTTGTCTCTAACTGTTTCAGAACTTGAGAAACTCAAAGTGATATTGCTTCACATGGCTGAAAACACCAGGGCTATAGCCAGGCACACAATGAATCTGTTTTTAGCTAATAGTTTAGAGGATAGAAAGAGACTCTGGAAAGAGATAGATGATTTATCGATGATATTAGATAAAATTAGAAGAGAGTTTGTAACAGAGGTTCTGGTTTTCATAGCTAGGAGACAGCCCCTGGGAAAGGAGCTTCTATCAGCACATGCATTAATAAGCATAGCATATGATGTGTATAGAATATCTCGTTACTGTAGAGAAATAGCACGAATAGACTCTTTACTAATGCCAGTCTCCGCCATATCAACTATCCAAAACATTTCTAGCATATTTAAAGAAGCTCTAAAGGCATTGGATGCTGCACTAAGTGATCTTGTAGACTTTTCGCCGAAGAGAATTGAAATAGTTAATGAGGTTGATAACCATGTTGATAAAGAGTACCAGGATATACTAAGAGAGATAACAACTAGTGATGTTGTTTCAAGAGAGAAGGCAGTAAAGGCGCTGATAATGAGACATATAGAGAGAATAGTTGACCATGCGCAGTATATAGAGCAGCACTTATCAGAGGTTATATGAGTCCTAAGCAATTTCTTGTTATGTTCAATTAATTCTACCTTATCATTATATTTTTACAGTTCCTCATACTACTAATCAGCATTACATTTACAAAATGTTTATTACCTTTGTAGCATTCTCCTCTTTTAATGAGGTTAATGAGATTATGTGCGATGCTGAGGAATTGCTGATGAGGATTAGAGAGAGCGTTCACATTGATTCGAATAGAATTATCAGATTTGATAATGTTGATAGTATAAGTTTATTTGACAATTTTAGAAGCTGTGTTATAGAGTCTGTGGTAGGAAATGACATATCAACTATCTATCATTGGATTTCCCATACAAAGAAGATTCTTGATGAGTTAACCAAGCTTCTCAATATCCCTGGCTATACCTTCTCTAAAGAATTCTCATCATTTTTGTTAGACCCTTTTCAACATCTAAAGAAAAAGATATTTAACTATGCCTAT encodes the following:
- a CDS encoding ABC transporter permease subunit, producing MYKWRKAKDRIFFAVILILSIIAITPIIHLIVVTLANGLSVILRAGPSFFTSIPPTPTSKEVGGIAPSLVGSLMLTALALPITIVIALFSSIMVNEFPRNPLSIAVDVVAKSLASIPTIAVSMVVYLLIVVPMRTFSTLAGAVALTIVSLPYAYTYFSTYLRSVPEIYREAAYSIAMSRWETIIRIFLPIIRRGFLVAVLMTMARILGETAALLFTVGRYRIGVSTSILGPTDALPLLIFDYILTPYRNFQEIAWGAAALLLLAYLIIFIATKLAVREVKL
- a CDS encoding molybdopterin-dependent oxidoreductase, which translates into the protein MTSRIVCPFCGYGCSIYINKENGSTYGYGCFKGSLIMNLISPSTRVLYPYVRRGDIFSEATWSSILNDIATELRKIVKVYGGSSIAFIGCSQCSNEENYLIQKLARFLGSNNIDNCARLCHAISVDVLAKSLGFGAQTNPFSDLLYSKAILIIGYNPVATHPPLAALILEAKKRGAKIIVVDVRRSETAGLADIFIQVSRPGEDYKLLLCMANIIISSGLYDKSFVLRMTEGFEEFYQIAKLYNVSKCEELGVEKSLVEEAAKEFALAGCGSILWGMGVTQHVTAWNNVSAIVNLALLLGYIGRRGCGLYPVRGQSNVQGACDMGALPNYLPGYIRVEDDHKRKLFQNVWNIDNIPSEPGYTSIEVFEKALKGDIRALFIIGENPVISHPNSAIVRKALQNIELVVVHEIRWSETIQYTDYVLPVAARIEKEGSYTSSERRVQWSYKVLDPPEKALPDWVIIERLGRMIGLSNWREYGSVEDITVEISSVVPIYRGITPQKLKENENGVIWPCKNGECISRLYQNGFETPSGKAMFSKIVNKEMDNKRGYLTLTTYRSGLCYNTSLCIDNNADVAIINRFDAKTMGIDNGDLIEIETECGKEMFYARTDDKVPRGVVAIPWHRKANMVTCVNTEGDSGYTQPLKSIRIISVRIVQKNQTDR
- a CDS encoding phosphate ABC transporter ATP-binding protein; the protein is MYAVEMENVNVYIGDRHILKNISLRIPYNSIYVIMGPSGSGKTTILRVINRLIDVNHDARIEGVIKVLGFDALNKDPYELRRYIGMVFQTPNPFPHMTIYENVAIAAKINGVAKNRKDLDAIVKWALEKAMLWDEVKDRLHDYPHQLSGGQKQRLCLARALAMKPKLLLLDEPTANIDPVNARKLEEAIVSLKDEITVIMVTHYPHQAARVADYVTIVYDGRVVEQGPANQIFLRPSTELAQKLLRGEI
- the pstS gene encoding phosphate ABC transporter substrate-binding protein PstS, which translates into the protein MNRKALVTIIIAIIVVAVLSYLFIKTAPPSASPQTTMTQTTRTTITTQTPQTTYNVIIQGAGSSLVYPQLNEWIQLFYSQKGIKVSYQSVGSGAGLSMFFQNVTDFACSDPPLSRDMWLKYNGSVLQIPWLAGAVAIVYNVPEIPSNYILKLDGSVLADIYKGSIVYWDDPRIKSLNTDIANKLPHEEIRPVYRTDASGTTEVFTTFLYKSTNGSWPKDLVGKTVNWPVISSGRSVGSKGSEGVTQIVMQTQYTIGYVEWSYAILNNLPVAAIKNAAGVFVTPSNSSIIASLEKATLPQSPLSDFSEDAYQIVYAPGENSYPITAPTHIILWRKYGDSTKALAIKEFLKWVAEEGYKHIIQGYVAPPENIRNLLIGAANIISS
- the pstC gene encoding phosphate ABC transporter permease subunit PstC, which encodes MRISRKDMLFFLTLIPFSISLLAILAIAILVLISRSFDALNTFGYSLFTTSVWDPEHGRYGLLAPIIGSITTSILATATALIFSVPLAILLAEYLHDLVRDVLSSIVELMSGVPTIIYAMWASMYLAPILKTYVMDPLSMYISFIPIFSCKPVTAFTLFSAGISIGISITPYVTAMIFESYESIPITYKEACLGIGATRYETIKVLLSLAKPAIIASVILGFARALGETTIAVTTIGNSMYLGSCIFSPGYTVSALIASQFSNAYLYRYAESVLYTSALVVLVIAIILSFIGLSLMSRWRRRVVV
- a CDS encoding PhoU domain-containing protein, encoding MSLTVSELEKLKVILLHMAENTRAIARHTMNLFLANSLEDRKRLWKEIDDLSMILDKIRREFVTEVLVFIARRQPLGKELLSAHALISIAYDVYRISRYCREIARIDSLLMPVSAISTIQNISSIFKEALKALDAALSDLVDFSPKRIEIVNEVDNHVDKEYQDILREITTSDVVSREKAVKALIMRHIERIVDHAQYIEQHLSEVI